The genome window ATCGGGCAGCGCGCCTTCCTGTTCGCCGGGGCCGTGGCCGCGTATGGTCGTCCCGCGCCGTCCCTGGGCGGTGGCAATGCCCGCCGCCACGAGACGCTTGTACGCCGCGGCCACGGTATTGCGGTTGACGTCCAGCTGCGCCGCCAGTTCGCGCACGGGCGGCAGGCCCTGGCCGGGCAGGATCTGCTGGGACTGGACTTGCGCGCGAACGCTGTCGAAGATCTCGGCCGCGCTCTTTCCTCGTATTCTCATGTCGTCCTAGGACAATGTCGGTGTGCTAGTTTGACACGTTGTTCCCGGTAAAGAGCATTCCTTCATGACCCGCACCCACGCTTTCGATGCCTGGCTCGACCGCTGGGGCCTGGTGCCCGACGGCGATCCGTTCACCACGCATTCGAGCCTCTTGCTGCCCGTGCGGCGCAACGGCAAGGCCGCCATGCTGAAGATCTCCATCGAATCCGAAGAGCGATGGGGCGCGGGCCTGATGGTGTGGTGGGAAGGCGTGAGCGCGGCGCGCGTGCTGGAGCACGAGGGCGACGCGATCCTGCTGGAGCGCGCCCTGGGGGCGCGGTCGCTGGCCGGCATGGTCCGGGCGGGGCAGGACGACGAAGCCAGCCGCATCATCTGCCGGACCGTCGCCGGGCTGCATGCCCCGCGCGGCAAGCCCGCGCCGGCGCTGGTGCCGCTGGCCGAGCGGTTCCAGGCGCTTGAACTGATGGCGGCCCGCCTGGGCGGCATCCTGGCCAGGTCGGCCGGCGCGGCGCGCGCGCTGCTGGCCGAGCCCCGAGACGTCGTGCCGCTGCACGGGGACATCCACCACGGCAACATCCTCGACTTCGGCGAGCGGGGCTGGCTGGCCATCGATCCGAAACGGCTGGAGGGCGAGCGGGGCTTCGACTACGCCAACCTGTTCTGCAATCCGGACCATGTCATCGCCCTGGCCCCGGGGCGCCTGGCGCGGCAGGCCGACGTCGTCGCCCGGGCGGCGGGGCTGGAGCGCCGGCGCCTGCTGCAATGGATCCTGGCCTGGGCCGGCCTGTCCGCCACCTGGCTTATCGAGGACGGCCAGGACGAGTGGGTGGCGCCGACCTTGCGCGTCGCGGAGCTGGCGTTGGCCGAACTCGGTCCGGACCGGCGCTAACCGGCGGCGGAGCCGGCCGTCCGGGCCGTTGCCGCCGCCGGCGTCGCGCGCAGGGTGGCGGCCCAGAACAGCAAGGCGAGCGCGCCGATGCCCGCGCCCATCAGACAGACGCCGTTCCAGCCCGCGCGGGCATAGACCAGGGTCGAGATAGACGAGCCGGCCGCGCTGCCGATGGAATAGAACACCATGTAGGCGGCGGTCAGGCGATTCTGCGCTTCCGGCCGCACGCGATAGATCATGCCCTGGTTGGTGACGTGCGCCGCCTGCAGGCCGAAGTCGATCACCAGCACGCCCAGGACCAGCCAAAGGATGGAATGCGGCAGCAGGGAGATCGGCAGCCAGGCGGCCAGCATCAGCGCGAGCGCGATGCCGGTCGTGCGTTGGCCGTGCCCGCGATCGGCCCAGCGGCCGGCGCGCGCGGCGCCCAGCGCACCGGCGGCGCCGGCCAGCCCGAACAGGCCGACCTCGGTATGGGACAGCGAAAAGGGCGGCGCGGCGAGCGGCAGCACCATGGGCGCGAGCAGCGTCGTGATGTCGGCGAAGATCAGCATCGCGATGACGGCGCGGATACGCAAGACCGGTTCTTCCAGAAACAGCGTGAACACCGACGCGATCAGGCGCGGATAGGAGATCCGGGGGCCGGTGCGCCGCTGGCGGGGCAGGGCCTGGTAGAGCAGTCCGGCGATCACTAGCGTCAGCGCGGCCGATACCAGGTAGACCGTCCGCCATCCCGACAGGTCGGTCAGGAGGCCGGCGGCGGTCCGCGCCAACAGGATGCCCAGCACGATGCCGCTGGTGACCACGCCCACGACCTGGCCTCGCTCGGATGGCCGGGCGAGCGTGGCCGCGTAGGCGACCAGCGCCTGCGTGACCACCGCGAGCAGGCCCACCGCCGCCATGGAGGCGAGCAGCATGGCCGCCGTCGACGAAAACCCCACGCAGGCCAGGGCCAGCACGGAAAGCAGCGACTGCCCGACGATGAGCTTGCGGCGATCGAGCAGGTCGCCCAGCGGCACCAGCAGGACCAGGCCCAGACCGTAGCCGAGCTGGGTCGCGCCCACGATGAGGCCGGCCACCGCGTGCGACAGGCCGAGGTCGTCCGCCATGACGTCCAGCAAGGGGTGGGCGAAATAGGCGTTGGCGACGGCCAGCCCGCTCGCGACCGCGAAGAGCAGCGTGACCGGACGCGTGAGCGGCGATGGCGCCGCGCTTGCTGTAGAACCCATGGCTAAGACTCCGATTGTTGGTTGCATGACGAAACCGTTCGGAAGGATAGGGTTTTTGGTTTTATAATGCAACCTAAAAATCGATGGAGGGCGGGCATGGTTGGACGAAAAAGCCTGAAGGGGGATTACTGCCCCAGCGCCCGGTCGCTGGACGTGATCGGCGACTGGTGGTCGCTGTTGATCGTGCGCGACGCGTTCGACGGCCTGACGCGTTTCGGCGAGTTCCAGAAAAGCCTGGGCATCGCGAAGAACATCCTGACCGAGCGCCTGCGCACGCTGGTGTCGCGCGGCATCCTGGAAGCCGTTCCGGTGGGAGACAGCGGCGCGCGGATGGAGTACCGCCTGACGGCCATGGGCCGCGACCTGTTCCCGGTGATGGTCGCCCTGCGCCAGTTCGGCGAGCGGCATCTGTTCAAGCCGGGCGAGGCGCATTCGGAACTGGTCGATCGTGAAACCGGCCTGCCGGTCCACCTCGATATCCGCACGCCGGATGGACGGTCGGTGGGGCCGGACGACACGGTGCTGCTGAAGGTGCCGGAGGAATAGCGCGGCGCCAGCCTGGAGGGGCCGTGTTCTCGCGGCGAGCACAGCGTGTGCGGCGTTGCTGTCTTGTTGCCTCGTCGGCCGGCATCGATACTTTGCCGCTCAGCCGACAGGAGACAGCATGAGATCGATCCGCAGGCGCCGCCTTGCCGCGTCCATCATCCCGACCGCCCTTGCCGCGACGTGCGCCGCGGTGAGCGGACTGCCCGCCCAGGCCGCCTATCCGGAGAAGCCCATCAAACTCGTGGTGGGGTTCGCTGCGGGCGGCGCGAACGACCTGGTGGCCCGCGTAGTGGCCCAGGAAGCTTCGCGGAAAATCGGCCGCCCCATCATCATCGAGAACATGCCGGGCTCGAATGCCGAAGTGGCCTCGGGTGCGGTCGCGCGCGCGGCGCCCGATGGATACACCCTGTTGTTGGGATCGTCCGGCGCGCTGGGCATCAGCCCCATCC of Pigmentiphaga sp. H8 contains these proteins:
- a CDS encoding aminoglycoside phosphotransferase family protein, with the translated sequence MTRTHAFDAWLDRWGLVPDGDPFTTHSSLLLPVRRNGKAAMLKISIESEERWGAGLMVWWEGVSAARVLEHEGDAILLERALGARSLAGMVRAGQDDEASRIICRTVAGLHAPRGKPAPALVPLAERFQALELMAARLGGILARSAGAARALLAEPRDVVPLHGDIHHGNILDFGERGWLAIDPKRLEGERGFDYANLFCNPDHVIALAPGRLARQADVVARAAGLERRRLLQWILAWAGLSATWLIEDGQDEWVAPTLRVAELALAELGPDRR
- a CDS encoding helix-turn-helix domain-containing protein, which produces MVGRKSLKGDYCPSARSLDVIGDWWSLLIVRDAFDGLTRFGEFQKSLGIAKNILTERLRTLVSRGILEAVPVGDSGARMEYRLTAMGRDLFPVMVALRQFGERHLFKPGEAHSELVDRETGLPVHLDIRTPDGRSVGPDDTVLLKVPEE
- a CDS encoding MFS transporter produces the protein MGSTASAAPSPLTRPVTLLFAVASGLAVANAYFAHPLLDVMADDLGLSHAVAGLIVGATQLGYGLGLVLLVPLGDLLDRRKLIVGQSLLSVLALACVGFSSTAAMLLASMAAVGLLAVVTQALVAYAATLARPSERGQVVGVVTSGIVLGILLARTAAGLLTDLSGWRTVYLVSAALTLVIAGLLYQALPRQRRTGPRISYPRLIASVFTLFLEEPVLRIRAVIAMLIFADITTLLAPMVLPLAAPPFSLSHTEVGLFGLAGAAGALGAARAGRWADRGHGQRTTGIALALMLAAWLPISLLPHSILWLVLGVLVIDFGLQAAHVTNQGMIYRVRPEAQNRLTAAYMVFYSIGSAAGSSISTLVYARAGWNGVCLMGAGIGALALLFWAATLRATPAAATARTAGSAAG